A single genomic interval of Litoreibacter ponti harbors:
- a CDS encoding hybrid sensor histidine kinase/response regulator yields the protein MARLNFAGPQDLRQLQKLSTPVWIFDVDRHGIWWANSQGLAFWKAGSVDELRLRDFSSDSATVRERLRQIVELASDDGQINDTWTLYPSGEPQTVILSFQPVEIEGTYKGILIELVQLLGRDANDDTWRLLEAARATSLMMTTFSMEGQVLTQNPAALACYGAPGSSDDGLTQLQARFRDPALAEKVLNCGSSNELAHWEAEMRTAAGLRTHALSARMGRDPVNGDAVTVLTEEDVSERVRLRALQESEKERLKHAVAESSDKLRISQERFELAVQTAAIWDWDVVEDRLFLSPNFTEALGYERGEFTEHLRANRIASVLHEEDVAAYEAKIVDHLAHPTRPLTHEMRFVTKSGEARWYHCQGKCVTDEHGKAIRSVGLLTDITERKALEATLLVSQRMEAIGQLTGGIAHDFNNLLTVIQGNAELLKEFQGSDDELTAEIVSAVRRGADLTKHLLAFARQQTLIPKAVDLHQLVPEMKKTFLRTISETVTVDFEAAPDLWPVHADPTQLETAILNLALNARDAMPGGGTLTIACRNAEAQEIARATELELERHDYVVLAFSDTGKGMSPEQVQKAFEPFYTTKGVGQGSGLGLSMVQGFSRQSRGDTRITSVPGRGTTVSIYLPRAEVAATPRANPTPPEIALGQDEHIHILEDNQHVQETVSKLVRSLGYSVTTSDTAAEALEWTHRNPQADLYLVDILLPGGKSGVDFARALKTRQPSANILFMSGFSENQLASSSGEELGANFIAKPFDRSAISKALRHVLAGARVAQKA from the coding sequence TTGGCAAGATTGAACTTCGCGGGTCCGCAGGACCTGCGCCAGTTGCAAAAGCTCTCGACACCGGTCTGGATCTTCGATGTGGACCGGCACGGGATCTGGTGGGCCAATTCGCAAGGATTGGCGTTTTGGAAGGCGGGGTCCGTGGACGAGTTGCGCCTGCGCGACTTCTCCTCCGACAGCGCGACGGTGCGCGAGCGCTTGCGCCAGATCGTCGAGCTGGCCTCCGACGATGGACAGATCAATGACACCTGGACGCTCTACCCTTCAGGCGAGCCGCAGACGGTGATTTTGTCCTTCCAGCCCGTGGAGATCGAAGGCACCTACAAAGGCATCCTGATCGAACTGGTCCAGCTCTTGGGCCGCGATGCGAATGACGACACGTGGCGGCTGCTGGAGGCCGCACGGGCCACGTCGCTGATGATGACGACCTTCTCGATGGAGGGGCAGGTCCTGACCCAGAACCCGGCGGCGCTTGCCTGCTACGGCGCGCCGGGGTCATCCGACGACGGGCTGACCCAGCTGCAGGCGCGGTTCAGGGATCCTGCATTGGCCGAGAAGGTGCTCAATTGTGGAAGCTCCAACGAGCTGGCCCATTGGGAGGCCGAGATGCGCACCGCCGCCGGTCTGCGCACCCATGCGCTGTCCGCCCGAATGGGACGCGACCCGGTCAATGGCGATGCGGTCACCGTCCTGACGGAAGAGGATGTCTCCGAACGGGTCCGCCTGCGCGCCTTGCAGGAGAGCGAGAAGGAAAGGCTCAAGCACGCGGTCGCCGAAAGCTCCGACAAGCTGCGCATCTCGCAGGAGCGGTTCGAGCTGGCCGTCCAGACCGCTGCAATCTGGGATTGGGACGTGGTCGAGGACCGCCTGTTCCTGTCGCCCAACTTTACCGAGGCGCTGGGGTATGAGCGCGGAGAATTCACCGAACATTTGCGCGCCAACCGGATCGCGAGCGTCCTGCATGAAGAGGATGTCGCGGCCTATGAGGCCAAGATCGTCGACCATCTGGCCCATCCCACCAGGCCGCTGACCCACGAGATGCGCTTCGTAACCAAGTCCGGCGAGGCCCGTTGGTATCACTGTCAGGGCAAATGCGTCACCGACGAGCACGGCAAGGCCATCCGCTCCGTTGGCCTTCTGACCGACATCACCGAGCGCAAGGCGCTGGAGGCCACGTTGCTGGTCTCGCAACGCATGGAGGCCATCGGCCAGCTCACCGGCGGTATCGCCCATGATTTCAATAACTTGCTAACCGTTATTCAAGGAAACGCCGAGCTGCTTAAGGAGTTTCAGGGCTCCGATGACGAGTTGACCGCCGAGATCGTGAGCGCCGTGCGACGCGGGGCAGATCTGACCAAGCACCTGCTGGCCTTCGCCCGCCAGCAAACGCTGATCCCCAAGGCCGTCGATCTGCACCAGCTGGTGCCAGAGATGAAGAAGACCTTCCTGCGCACGATCAGCGAGACGGTGACCGTCGATTTCGAGGCCGCCCCTGACCTGTGGCCAGTGCACGCGGACCCGACGCAGCTGGAAACCGCGATCCTCAACCTTGCCCTGAACGCGCGGGACGCGATGCCGGGCGGCGGCACCCTGACCATCGCCTGCCGCAACGCCGAAGCGCAGGAGATCGCCCGCGCAACAGAGCTGGAGCTGGAGCGCCACGATTACGTGGTCCTCGCCTTCTCGGACACCGGTAAGGGCATGAGCCCCGAGCAGGTACAAAAGGCGTTCGAGCCGTTCTACACCACCAAGGGCGTGGGCCAGGGCAGCGGGCTGGGCCTGTCGATGGTGCAGGGCTTCTCGCGTCAGTCCCGCGGAGACACCCGGATCACCAGCGTCCCGGGGCGCGGCACAACGGTGTCCATCTACCTGCCCCGCGCAGAGGTGGCCGCCACACCGCGCGCCAATCCGACCCCGCCGGAGATCGCGCTTGGGCAGGATGAGCATATTCACATCCTCGAAGACAACCAGCACGTGCAGGAGACCGTCTCCAAGCTGGTGCGCTCGCTGGGCTACAGCGTCACGACATCCGACACCGCCGCCGAGGCGCTTGAGTGGACCCATCGCAACCCGCAGGCCGATCTGTATCTCGTCGACATCCTGCTGCCCGGCGGCAAGAGCGGTGTAGACTTTGCCCGCGCGCTCAAGACACGCCAGCCCAGCGCAAATATCCTGTTCATGTCGGGGTTCTCTGAAAACCAGCTGGCCTCGAGCAGCGGCGAGGAGCTGGGCGCAAACTTCATCGCGAAACCCTTTGATCGCAGTGCAATTTCCAAGGCGCTGCGGCACGTGCTCGCGGGCGCGCGGGTCGCTCAGAAAGCGTAA
- a CDS encoding alpha-hydroxy acid oxidase, whose protein sequence is MGAAAHIHSVEDARRLAKRRLPWMVFDYIDGAAGGEGGAVRNRAAMDAVTLTPRILRDVSDRSLSTKIFGTDAARPFGIAPMGMCNLSGPGADLMLARLAAQYKVPHGVSTVASTPMEKIIEVAEGHAWFQLYFSGDGAGTFKLVERARAAGYQTLVLTVDVPEVGRRPRELRHGFKMPFKIGPWQFLDFALHPRWSLGSLAAGKPQMANFEMDGYAFDRTESRARATWETLARLREMWPGNLVVKGVLDVDDARRLKSEGVDAIQVSSHGARQLESAPAPIIALKTIREALGPEFPLFYDSGLRSGEDVLKAITQGADFAFFGRALQFAIAAGGEPGLHKLWDVLSDELSIAMAQTGMTRLAREANG, encoded by the coding sequence ATGGGGGCCGCCGCGCATATCCATTCCGTGGAGGATGCGCGGCGACTCGCCAAGCGGCGGTTGCCCTGGATGGTCTTTGACTACATCGACGGGGCCGCGGGCGGCGAGGGAGGTGCCGTCCGCAACCGCGCCGCGATGGATGCCGTGACGCTCACGCCGCGCATTCTGCGCGATGTCAGCGACCGGTCGCTATCGACCAAGATTTTCGGCACAGACGCCGCGCGGCCCTTCGGGATCGCGCCCATGGGCATGTGCAACCTGTCCGGCCCCGGCGCGGACCTGATGCTCGCGCGCCTCGCCGCGCAGTACAAGGTGCCCCACGGGGTCTCGACCGTGGCCTCGACGCCGATGGAGAAGATCATCGAGGTGGCCGAGGGCCACGCTTGGTTTCAGCTCTACTTCTCCGGCGACGGGGCAGGGACGTTCAAGCTGGTCGAGCGCGCTCGCGCTGCGGGCTACCAGACCCTAGTGCTGACCGTTGATGTGCCTGAGGTGGGCCGCCGCCCGCGCGAGCTGCGCCACGGCTTCAAGATGCCCTTCAAAATTGGCCCGTGGCAGTTCCTCGACTTCGCTTTGCACCCGCGCTGGTCGCTCGGATCGCTCGCGGCGGGCAAGCCGCAGATGGCGAATTTCGAGATGGACGGCTACGCGTTCGACCGGACCGAGAGCCGCGCGCGGGCGACGTGGGAGACGCTGGCGCGCCTGCGCGAGATGTGGCCGGGCAATCTCGTGGTCAAGGGCGTGCTCGATGTTGACGACGCGCGGCGGCTGAAATCCGAGGGGGTGGATGCGATCCAGGTCTCCAGCCACGGCGCGCGCCAACTCGAAAGCGCGCCCGCGCCGATCATCGCGCTGAAGACCATTCGCGAGGCCCTCGGGCCAGAATTTCCGTTGTTCTATGACAGCGGCCTGCGGTCCGGCGAAGATGTTCTGAAAGCGATCACCCAGGGGGCCGATTTTGCGTTCTTCGGCAGGGCCTTACAGTTCGCGATTGCGGCGGGTGGCGAGCCCGGCCTGCACAAGCTTTGGGATGTTTTGAGCGACGAGCTGAGCATCGCGATGGCACAGACCGGAATGACGCGGCTGGCGCGGGAGGCCAACGGCTGA
- the comE gene encoding sulfopyruvate decarboxylase subunit beta, whose product MIRSEILKEIAPILRDQLVVCNIGIPSQELHAIDDQPTNFYMLGTMGLASSIGLGLALAQPKTVIAIDGDGSVLTNLGTLPTIGNNAPSNYILMIIDNGSYGSTGDQPTYTGKKTDLAGMARAAGCDNVVVVQDVDTGKALQEAIDGGKATVMVVKCDSGNAKMPVITMDPVVIKHRFMEAVKA is encoded by the coding sequence ATGATCCGTTCTGAAATCCTGAAAGAAATCGCCCCGATCCTGCGCGACCAGCTGGTCGTCTGCAACATCGGCATCCCCAGCCAAGAGCTGCACGCCATAGACGACCAGCCCACCAATTTCTACATGTTGGGCACGATGGGGCTGGCCTCCAGCATCGGTCTGGGCCTCGCCCTGGCGCAGCCCAAGACGGTGATCGCCATTGATGGGGATGGTTCGGTCCTGACGAACCTCGGCACGTTGCCCACCATCGGGAACAACGCGCCGTCGAATTACATCCTGATGATCATCGACAACGGCTCCTACGGCTCGACCGGGGACCAGCCGACTTACACTGGCAAGAAGACCGATCTGGCTGGCATGGCCCGCGCTGCGGGCTGCGACAATGTCGTGGTGGTCCAGGACGTGGACACCGGCAAGGCCCTGCAAGAGGCCATTGACGGCGGCAAGGCCACCGTCATGGTCGTCAAATGCGACAGTGGCAACGCCAAGATGCCCGTGATCACCATGGATCCGGTGGTGATCAAGCACCGCTTCATGGAAGCGGTCAAAGCCTAA
- the comD gene encoding sulfopyruvate decarboxylase subunit alpha, producing the protein MNIDKKIADDLVANDVSFVTTVPCKQLAGVIDEIENRDDIFHIPSNKEDEGMGLCAGAFMGGKRPAIIMQNTAIGVTINTLATLTQYYRMPLPMIISYRGELREPVACQVEMAVHTKALLAQLNIPTYHFHWQKDVEEFDNILKYTFMCNKPVAILTDANFWGGYGDQ; encoded by the coding sequence ATGAATATCGACAAGAAGATCGCTGATGATCTTGTCGCCAATGATGTCTCCTTCGTCACCACCGTGCCCTGCAAGCAGCTGGCCGGTGTGATCGACGAGATCGAGAACCGCGACGATATCTTCCACATCCCGTCAAACAAGGAAGACGAGGGCATGGGGCTGTGCGCGGGTGCCTTCATGGGCGGCAAGCGTCCGGCCATCATCATGCAGAACACCGCCATCGGGGTGACGATCAACACGCTAGCGACGCTGACGCAGTATTACCGCATGCCGCTGCCGATGATCATCTCCTATCGTGGCGAGCTGCGCGAGCCGGTGGCCTGCCAGGTCGAAATGGCGGTGCACACCAAGGCGCTGCTGGCCCAGCTCAACATCCCGACCTACCACTTCCACTGGCAGAAGGATGTCGAGGAGTTCGACAACATCCTCAAATACACCTTCATGTGCAACAAGCCGGTCGCGATCCTGACCGACGCCAACTTCTGGGGAGGCTATGGCGACCAATGA
- a CDS encoding zinc-dependent alcohol dehydrogenase has protein sequence MKALVYDGIETLGFRDVADTAPRDGEHLIRVEASGICGSDMHAYLGHDARRPAPLILGHEAAGTIIGGARDGMRVTINPLVTCDTCAACTSGRENLCAERQIISMPPREGAFAQFVAMPERNLVEVPADVPFGKAALAEPLAVSWHAARLALDALHPAMERRALVLGGGSIGLAAALALQAMGVEDVTIAEPNDARCAFLESRCDQTALATATGQFPLVIDAVGYAATRKTASELAQPGGVIAHVGLGEDAGGLDIRRMTLQEITFIGTYTYTAQDFRDTAQAIFDGRLGPLDWTETRPLSDGAAAFKDLREGRVAAPKIVLTPWA, from the coding sequence ATGAAGGCGCTTGTGTATGACGGGATCGAAACGCTGGGCTTCCGCGACGTGGCGGATACGGCCCCGCGCGACGGCGAGCATCTGATCCGGGTGGAGGCGTCGGGCATCTGCGGCTCCGACATGCATGCGTATCTGGGCCATGACGCCCGCCGGCCCGCGCCGCTGATCCTGGGTCACGAGGCGGCTGGCACGATCATCGGGGGGGCGCGCGACGGCATGCGGGTCACAATCAACCCGCTGGTCACTTGCGACACCTGTGCGGCCTGCACATCCGGGCGCGAGAACCTGTGCGCAGAGCGCCAGATCATCTCCATGCCGCCCCGCGAAGGGGCGTTTGCGCAGTTCGTGGCGATGCCCGAGCGCAACCTCGTCGAAGTCCCCGCCGATGTGCCCTTTGGCAAAGCCGCGCTGGCCGAACCGCTCGCCGTCAGCTGGCACGCCGCGCGACTGGCGCTCGATGCGCTCCACCCGGCCATGGAGCGCCGTGCGCTCGTTCTTGGCGGTGGGTCGATTGGCCTTGCCGCGGCACTGGCATTGCAGGCGATGGGCGTCGAGGACGTCACCATTGCCGAGCCCAATGATGCGCGCTGCGCTTTCCTGGAGAGCCGCTGCGACCAGACCGCCCTAGCGACCGCAACGGGCCAGTTCCCGCTCGTCATCGACGCTGTGGGCTATGCCGCGACCCGCAAGACGGCGTCAGAGCTGGCGCAGCCCGGCGGCGTGATTGCCCATGTGGGTCTGGGCGAGGATGCAGGCGGGCTCGATATCCGCCGCATGACGCTGCAAGAGATCACGTTCATCGGCACCTACACCTATACAGCGCAGGATTTCCGCGACACGGCGCAGGCCATTTTCGATGGCCGCCTCGGTCCGCTCGACTGGACCGAAACGCGGCCCTTGTCCGACGGCGCCGCCGCCTTCAAGGACCTGCGCGAAGGCCGCGTCGCCGCCCCAAAGATCGTACTCACCCCATGGGCGTGA
- a CDS encoding SDR family NAD(P)-dependent oxidoreductase, whose product MPDPRALFDLSGRVACITGASSGLGRRAAVALAAAGARVVGVARRAEALASLTDEIGETAAAVPADVADRDGMPELVKAVSAPFGAPDIVIHAAGVNTRQPADDVTPDGWDQTIALNLAAPFFLSQAMVPAMKQKGWGRIVNFASLQTTRAFPGGIAYGASKAGIGQLTRAMAEAWSRDGITANAIGPGFFPTELTAAVFDDPDRAARNAAQTCAGRNGRMEDIDGPLLFLCSDASAYVTGQVLMVDGGFTAK is encoded by the coding sequence ATCCCCGATCCAAGGGCGCTGTTCGACCTGAGCGGTCGCGTCGCCTGTATCACCGGGGCAAGCTCCGGTTTGGGGCGCCGCGCCGCTGTGGCCTTGGCCGCCGCCGGTGCGCGTGTCGTGGGCGTGGCCCGCCGGGCGGAGGCGTTGGCGAGCCTGACCGATGAGATCGGGGAGACTGCCGCCGCCGTGCCTGCTGATGTGGCGGATCGGGACGGAATGCCGGAGCTGGTCAAAGCTGTCTCCGCCCCCTTCGGCGCGCCGGATATCGTGATCCACGCCGCAGGGGTGAACACCCGCCAGCCTGCCGACGACGTGACGCCCGACGGATGGGACCAGACGATCGCGCTCAACCTCGCCGCACCCTTCTTTCTCAGCCAGGCCATGGTGCCGGCGATGAAGCAGAAAGGCTGGGGGCGCATCGTCAATTTCGCGTCGCTGCAGACGACACGGGCCTTCCCGGGCGGTATCGCCTACGGGGCGAGCAAGGCGGGCATCGGGCAGCTGACCCGCGCCATGGCGGAAGCCTGGTCGCGCGACGGCATCACCGCCAACGCGATCGGACCGGGCTTCTTTCCGACCGAGCTGACCGCGGCGGTGTTTGACGATCCGGACCGCGCCGCGCGCAATGCCGCGCAGACTTGCGCCGGGCGCAATGGCCGGATGGAGGATATCGACGGACCACTTCTGTTCCTGTGCTCGGACGCCTCGGCCTATGTGACGGGGCAGGTTTTGATGGTCGACGGGGGGTTCACCGCGAAATGA
- the hisD gene encoding histidinol dehydrogenase: MTREYLKKATLTAKSDASEVHETVQNILADIETGGDAKAMEYAAKFDRYEGNVLLTREEIEAAADLVPEKLKADIRFAHDNVRRFAELQKGTIGDVEMEISPGFVAGQKVIPVDAAGCYVPGGRYSHIASAIMTVTTAKVAGCGHITACSPPRPGVGVAHAIIYAADICGADKIMAMGGVQGVASMTYGLFGLPKANILVGPGNQFVAEAKRILFGRVGIDMIAGPTDSLILADSSADAHVVATDLVSQAEHGYNSPVWLVTNDRTLAEKVMELVPGMIDDLPDVNRENAFAAWRDYAEVIVCADREDMAKCSDEYAPEHLTVQAEDLDWWLETLTCYGSLFLGEETTVSYGDKATGTNHVLPTSGAASYTGGLSVHKYMKIVTWQRATREGSRDVAQATARISRLEGMEGHARAADVRLAKYFPGENFDLSADG, encoded by the coding sequence ATGACCCGTGAATATCTCAAGAAAGCGACGCTGACGGCGAAGTCCGACGCCTCCGAGGTGCATGAGACCGTGCAAAACATCCTCGCCGATATCGAAACCGGCGGCGATGCAAAGGCGATGGAATACGCGGCCAAGTTCGACCGCTACGAGGGCAACGTGCTGCTGACGCGCGAAGAAATCGAAGCCGCCGCCGACCTGGTACCCGAGAAGCTGAAGGCCGATATCCGCTTCGCCCATGACAATGTGCGCCGCTTTGCCGAGCTGCAAAAGGGCACCATCGGCGATGTCGAGATGGAGATCAGCCCGGGCTTCGTCGCGGGCCAGAAGGTGATCCCGGTGGATGCGGCGGGCTGTTACGTGCCGGGCGGGCGTTACTCGCATATCGCATCGGCCATTATGACGGTGACCACGGCCAAGGTCGCGGGCTGCGGCCACATCACCGCCTGCTCGCCGCCGCGCCCCGGGGTGGGCGTCGCGCATGCGATCATCTATGCGGCGGATATCTGCGGCGCGGACAAGATCATGGCGATGGGCGGCGTTCAGGGCGTGGCCTCTATGACCTACGGCCTTTTTGGCCTGCCCAAGGCCAACATCCTGGTGGGGCCGGGCAACCAGTTCGTGGCCGAAGCCAAGCGCATCCTCTTTGGCCGCGTCGGCATCGACATGATCGCGGGCCCGACCGACAGCTTGATCCTGGCCGACAGCTCTGCTGACGCACATGTCGTCGCGACCGACCTCGTGTCGCAAGCGGAGCATGGCTACAACTCGCCTGTGTGGCTGGTCACCAATGACCGCACCTTGGCCGAGAAGGTGATGGAGCTGGTCCCGGGCATGATCGACGATCTGCCCGATGTGAACCGTGAAAACGCCTTCGCCGCGTGGCGCGACTATGCCGAGGTGATCGTCTGCGCCGACCGCGAAGACATGGCGAAATGCTCCGACGAATACGCGCCGGAGCACCTGACGGTGCAGGCCGAAGATCTCGATTGGTGGCTCGAGACGCTGACCTGCTACGGCTCGCTGTTCCTTGGTGAAGAGACGACCGTGTCCTATGGCGACAAGGCCACCGGCACGAACCACGTGCTGCCGACCTCTGGTGCGGCGAGCTACACGGGTGGCCTCAGCGTGCACAAATACATGAAGATCGTGACGTGGCAGCGCGCCACCCGCGAAGGCTCGCGCGACGTGGCGCAGGCCACCGCACGCATCTCGCGCCTCGAAGGGATGGAGGGCCACGCCCGCGCCGCCGATGTGCGTCTGGCCAAATATTTCCCTGGCGAAAACTTCGACCTGTCCGCCGATGGCTGA
- a CDS encoding LacI family DNA-binding transcriptional regulator gives MAAPTLDDVAKKAGVSTATVSRCLNTPDRVVKATRERVMEAVKSLGYTPNFAARVMAAKRSFTMGAIIPTMDNAIFARGLQAFQEALHESGYTLLVASSAYTPEIEEEQIRALVSRGADGLLLIGHERDPSVYDFLARQNIPTLVAWSFDATARLPSVGFDNRAAMRAVTAEVIAQGHRRLAMISGICAGNDRATARVAGLRDAVVAAGMDPDAVPIMETHYGIETGAAAFEDLMARTPRPTAVICGNDVQAVGAMGIAAKLGLEVPCDVSITGFDDLEIATIASPALTTVHVPHRDMGRAAARVLVEMVEDKRIPASVELATELRLRASLAPPGG, from the coding sequence ATGGCCGCCCCGACCCTTGATGACGTCGCCAAGAAGGCAGGTGTGTCCACCGCGACCGTCTCGCGGTGCCTGAACACGCCCGACCGGGTGGTGAAGGCAACCCGCGAGCGGGTGATGGAGGCGGTCAAGTCACTGGGCTACACCCCGAATTTCGCCGCCCGCGTCATGGCAGCCAAGCGCAGCTTCACAATGGGCGCAATCATCCCGACGATGGATAACGCCATCTTCGCGCGCGGGTTGCAGGCGTTCCAAGAGGCCCTGCACGAAAGCGGCTACACGCTGCTGGTGGCAAGCTCCGCCTACACGCCCGAGATCGAGGAAGAGCAGATCCGCGCGCTGGTCTCGCGCGGCGCGGACGGGCTTTTGCTGATCGGGCACGAGCGCGACCCGTCGGTCTATGACTTCCTAGCCCGGCAGAACATCCCGACGCTGGTCGCGTGGTCTTTCGACGCCACCGCGCGCCTGCCCTCTGTCGGGTTCGACAACCGCGCGGCGATGCGCGCCGTGACGGCGGAAGTGATCGCGCAAGGCCACAGGCGGCTTGCGATGATCTCGGGCATTTGCGCCGGCAATGACCGCGCCACCGCACGGGTCGCGGGGCTGCGCGATGCGGTGGTCGCGGCGGGGATGGACCCCGACGCCGTGCCGATCATGGAAACGCATTACGGGATCGAGACCGGAGCCGCCGCGTTTGAGGATTTGATGGCGCGCACGCCCCGGCCAACGGCGGTGATCTGCGGCAATGACGTGCAGGCCGTGGGCGCGATGGGGATCGCCGCAAAGCTCGGCCTCGAGGTCCCGTGCGACGTCTCGATCACCGGGTTCGATGATCTGGAGATCGCCACGATCGCGTCGCCCGCGCTGACCACCGTGCATGTGCCCCACCGCGACATGGGGCGTGCGGCCGCGCGCGTGCTGGTGGAGATGGTGGAAGACAAGCGCATCCCCGCCTCGGTGGAGCTAGCGACAGAGCTGCGCCTGCGCGCCTCTTTAGCGCCGCCCGGCGGTTGA
- a CDS encoding alpha/beta hydrolase family esterase produces MLRSLFKTLAISLALPAAAQDCGPEAPCEIDGGSYHLRLPDGPGPHPVLIWYHGHRGNGASIHRGGGLERDFLRNGFAVLAPNGYRRADGPRSYPARAGAPRDDVAFTFAALEAAGTRATLDLSRVYAGGFSAGGSMAWLLACEEGARLAGMVSVAGALRRPNPTDCAGLEGLPVMQIHGFADGQVPFEGRAIRDWHQGSVWHILERARAANGCRTNPDAIEMDTTFRTRLWDASCNGAPVRLDVHDGGHGLPQGWTARARAFLEGNRRGS; encoded by the coding sequence ATGCTCCGCTCTTTGTTCAAAACTCTCGCCATCTCTCTTGCCCTGCCCGCAGCGGCGCAGGATTGCGGCCCCGAAGCGCCTTGCGAGATCGACGGCGGGTCTTACCACCTGCGCCTGCCCGACGGTCCCGGCCCGCATCCGGTGCTGATCTGGTATCACGGCCACCGCGGCAATGGCGCGTCGATCCATCGGGGCGGCGGGCTGGAGCGGGATTTCCTGCGCAATGGCTTCGCTGTGCTGGCCCCGAACGGATATCGCCGCGCTGACGGTCCGCGCTCCTACCCTGCCCGCGCGGGTGCGCCGCGCGATGACGTCGCCTTCACCTTCGCGGCGTTGGAGGCGGCTGGCACCCGGGCGACGCTCGATCTCTCACGCGTTTACGCGGGCGGTTTCTCGGCGGGTGGCTCGATGGCGTGGCTTTTGGCCTGCGAAGAAGGGGCGCGGCTGGCGGGTATGGTCAGCGTCGCGGGCGCGCTGCGTCGCCCGAACCCGACGGACTGCGCAGGGCTCGAAGGGCTGCCGGTGATGCAGATACACGGCTTCGCCGATGGGCAGGTCCCGTTCGAGGGCCGCGCCATCCGCGACTGGCATCAGGGCAGCGTGTGGCACATCTTGGAACGCGCGCGGGCAGCGAACGGATGCCGGACCAACCCGGACGCCATCGAGATGGACACGACTTTTCGCACACGCCTTTGGGACGCGTCCTGCAACGGCGCGCCCGTGCGGCTTGATGTGCATGATGGCGGGCATGGATTGCCGCAAGGCTGGACCGCGCGCGCCCGCGCGTTTTTGGAAGGCAATCGTCGCGGGTCGTGA